A window of Costertonia aggregata contains these coding sequences:
- the trpS gene encoding tryptophan--tRNA ligase — translation MARILTGIQSTGVPHLGNILGAIIPAIEMAKDPKNESFLFIADMHSLTQIKNGTQLRQNTYATAATWLAFGLDIEKTVFYRQSDVPQVTELSWYLSCFFPYQRLTLAHSFKDKADRLEDVNAGLFTYPMLMAADILLYDANIVPVGKDQLQHLEMTRDVASRFHAQLGETFVLPDAKVQEETMYVPGTDGEKMSKSKGNLINLFQTDKKLRKQIMGIVSDSTPMEDPKDPSTDTTFALYKLLASVEQIEEMSANYLAGNYGYGHAKQALHEVILKKFGDAREKFNYYMNNLNEVDDALALGAEKAKKVADGVLERVREKVGY, via the coding sequence ATGGCAAGAATCTTAACAGGTATACAGAGCACGGGAGTGCCACATTTAGGGAACATTCTGGGAGCAATAATTCCCGCTATAGAAATGGCAAAGGACCCCAAAAACGAATCTTTCCTATTTATTGCGGATATGCACTCGCTTACGCAAATCAAAAACGGTACGCAATTGCGTCAAAACACGTATGCCACGGCCGCTACATGGCTCGCTTTTGGACTTGATATTGAAAAAACGGTATTTTACCGCCAAAGTGATGTTCCCCAAGTAACTGAACTATCTTGGTACCTGAGCTGTTTTTTCCCATATCAACGTTTGACCTTGGCACATTCCTTTAAGGACAAGGCAGATAGGTTAGAGGATGTAAATGCAGGATTGTTCACCTATCCCATGTTAATGGCTGCTGATATTTTGTTGTATGATGCCAATATTGTACCTGTTGGGAAAGACCAACTACAGCATTTGGAAATGACCCGCGATGTTGCATCACGCTTTCATGCACAACTAGGGGAAACCTTTGTGTTGCCCGATGCCAAAGTGCAGGAAGAAACTATGTATGTGCCCGGTACGGATGGCGAAAAAATGAGCAAAAGCAAGGGAAACCTTATCAACCTGTTCCAAACCGATAAAAAACTACGAAAGCAGATTATGGGTATCGTTTCGGATAGCACTCCTATGGAAGACCCCAAAGACCCCAGTACCGATACTACCTTTGCGCTGTACAAGCTATTGGCATCCGTTGAGCAAATCGAGGAAATGAGCGCCAATTATCTTGCAGGAAATTATGGCTATGGCCATGCCAAGCAAGCCTTACATGAAGTTATATTGAAAAAGTTTGGCGATGCCCGTGAAAAGTTCAATTACTACATGAACAATTTGAATGAAGTTGATGATGCCCTTGCCCTTGGTGCTGAAAAGGCCAAAAAAGTAGCAGATGGTGTTTTGGAAAGGGTTCGGGAAAAAGTAGGGTATTAG
- a CDS encoding TonB-dependent receptor plug domain-containing protein has product MTRTIARPLTAILMLNVSIGVSQENPVFQNILGRLITYSTINSPEKTYIQTDKDLYSNGETIWYKTYLVDGVSHGTTDKSNVVYVELLSSSDSVVVRQKLFAQDIGAAGSIQIPEDIEQDSYTLRAYTKYMLNEDRPFLHSKKIPVWLQRTETGLATESDGQVQGQETAKAEQERPIIGFFPEGGDLVSGIYGKLGVKVTDTKGNGIALQGKIIDQNDNLVSPFKSHDHGLGQVSFVPETKKTYYASIQVNGKEERYTLPEVLERGYAMSIRNTGEHVTVKLSSNNMERGLEGTLLLGHIRGRTFYKNVQNSTDEKFSAKIMTRDLEDGVAHFTLFTSEGEPMCERLVFIDNPYNDIFLSAETDAPTYGQREKVSVELSVNGPMAANLSASVMTKTDRTSSTGPNIKSWLLLDSDIGRTVSNADMFFQDNTMQGRNLLDNLMLTHGWRRFAWKDMLGGKVNGQNAHAPEKGIMVKGRTTSFDNGYRPKKSLVSFSVLNRELFRENKDTDAMGNFSFGPFNFTDTIVGVIEARPMAKHRKQKENEIGIYVEDTFPGPKVATERNGTKTIVYEYPREYMEQTSKRKVQDFKYDPNVTRLKEVTVVEKKRKMTRKEIVNEKFNELTLYGEPDRRVITDSIRGGFAINVFDFLIGVAGVSVQGKSYERTVSIRGGATSIGSPSNNGGSGSDESTQNVSRPKEPLYLLDNVPVDNSTINTLNPSDIEFVDVLSGPRTGFYGSRGSNGVIAFYTRGQVYIEPEFPAPTPGVTDFKIPGFTKTREFYSPDYGITEKEHDKADYRTTLHWEPNIAINGSDTAGFSFYTGDAPGSYLVRVEGITTDGRPLSTVHSFVVEDVY; this is encoded by the coding sequence ATGACAAGGACAATCGCCCGGCCGCTCACGGCCATACTGATGCTCAACGTCTCCATAGGTGTTTCCCAGGAAAATCCCGTTTTCCAAAACATACTGGGCAGACTCATTACGTACAGCACAATCAATTCTCCCGAAAAGACCTACATACAGACGGACAAGGACCTCTACTCCAACGGCGAGACCATTTGGTACAAAACCTATCTCGTGGATGGGGTCTCCCATGGCACCACCGATAAGAGCAACGTGGTCTACGTCGAACTGTTGAGTTCGTCCGATAGCGTTGTGGTGCGGCAAAAACTGTTCGCACAGGATATCGGTGCCGCAGGGAGCATACAGATACCCGAGGACATCGAACAGGACAGCTATACCCTTCGGGCCTACACGAAATACATGTTGAACGAGGACAGGCCCTTTCTCCACTCAAAGAAGATACCTGTTTGGCTGCAAAGAACGGAAACCGGCCTCGCTACCGAGAGTGACGGGCAAGTGCAGGGCCAAGAAACGGCCAAGGCCGAACAGGAAAGGCCCATCATCGGTTTTTTCCCGGAAGGTGGCGACCTGGTCTCGGGGATATATGGCAAGCTGGGGGTCAAAGTGACCGACACCAAGGGCAACGGTATTGCGTTGCAGGGAAAAATAATCGACCAGAACGACAATCTGGTCTCGCCTTTCAAAAGCCATGACCACGGTCTGGGCCAGGTAAGTTTCGTGCCGGAAACCAAAAAGACCTACTATGCCAGTATACAGGTCAACGGAAAGGAGGAAAGGTATACGTTGCCCGAAGTCCTGGAGAGGGGCTACGCTATGAGCATAAGGAACACGGGCGAACATGTTACCGTCAAGCTATCATCGAACAACATGGAAAGGGGACTGGAGGGAACCTTGCTCCTAGGGCATATACGCGGTAGGACTTTTTACAAGAACGTACAAAATTCGACCGACGAAAAGTTTTCCGCAAAAATAATGACCAGAGACCTGGAGGACGGGGTAGCGCATTTCACGCTTTTCACCTCCGAAGGGGAGCCCATGTGCGAAAGACTGGTCTTTATCGACAACCCTTACAACGATATTTTCCTATCGGCCGAAACGGATGCCCCAACCTACGGGCAAAGGGAAAAGGTGTCCGTAGAACTATCGGTGAACGGCCCGATGGCCGCAAACCTCTCCGCTAGCGTCATGACCAAGACCGACCGTACCTCGAGTACCGGCCCCAACATCAAAAGTTGGCTGCTCTTGGACTCGGACATCGGAAGAACCGTCTCCAATGCCGACATGTTCTTTCAGGACAACACCATGCAAGGCAGGAACCTTTTGGACAACCTCATGCTGACCCACGGTTGGCGCAGGTTTGCCTGGAAAGATATGCTGGGCGGCAAAGTGAACGGACAAAACGCCCATGCACCCGAAAAGGGAATCATGGTAAAGGGAAGGACCACCAGTTTTGACAACGGGTACCGACCCAAAAAATCGCTGGTGAGCTTCAGTGTGTTGAACAGGGAGCTCTTCAGGGAGAACAAAGATACCGACGCAATGGGGAATTTCAGTTTCGGGCCCTTCAACTTTACCGATACGATCGTCGGCGTTATCGAGGCCAGACCGATGGCAAAGCACCGAAAACAGAAGGAGAACGAAATCGGCATCTACGTGGAAGACACGTTCCCCGGGCCAAAGGTCGCAACGGAACGGAACGGAACGAAGACCATCGTGTACGAATACCCGAGGGAATATATGGAACAGACCTCGAAAAGAAAGGTACAGGACTTCAAGTACGACCCCAACGTAACGCGCCTGAAAGAGGTGACGGTAGTCGAGAAAAAAAGAAAAATGACCAGAAAGGAAATCGTCAACGAAAAATTCAACGAACTGACCTTATATGGCGAACCCGATAGGCGCGTTATCACAGATTCTATTAGAGGGGGATTCGCTATTAATGTATTTGACTTTTTGATAGGTGTAGCCGGCGTAAGCGTTCAAGGGAAATCTTATGAAAGAACCGTTAGTATACGTGGAGGGGCCACGTCGATAGGTTCCCCTTCGAATAATGGAGGCTCAGGCAGTGATGAAAGTACTCAAAATGTTTCTAGGCCTAAAGAACCCCTTTATCTATTGGACAATGTTCCTGTTGATAATAGTACCATAAATACATTGAACCCCAGCGACATAGAGTTCGTAGATGTACTCTCGGGCCCTAGAACTGGTTTTTATGGATCTCGCGGCAGTAATGGCGTGATAGCGTTTTACACCCGTGGGCAGGTATACATTGAACCTGAATTTCCCGCGCCGACACCCGGGGTCACGGATTTTAAAATCCCCGGCTTTACCAAGACACGCGAGTTCTACAGTCCCGACTACGGCATCACCGAAAAAGAACATGACAAAGCGGATTACAGGACCACCTTGCATTGGGAGCCGAACATCGCCATAAACGGTTCCGACACGGCCGGTTTCAGCTTTTATACCGGAGATGCCCCCGGCAGTTATCTGGTAAGGGTCGAGGGCATCACCACGGACGGCAGGCCCCTAAGTACGGTTCACAGCTTCGTGGTCGAAGACGTTTACTGA
- the dprA gene encoding DNA-processing protein DprA encodes MTTNELIAVLRLQNVPNIGDVTAKKLISHCGSPSAIFEDKVQNLLRIDGIGTMTIKGLFDAEHLEAAESEFEYIQKNNIAFDYFLDQDYPSYLKHCIDSPILLFKRGKIDLAQRKIISIVGTRNITSYGTAFCEQLIEDLVPLDPIIVSGFAYGVDITVQRAAMKHGLQTIGCMAHGLNQIYPKVHSKYMNAVEKNGGFYTEFWSNSNPERENFLKRNRIIAGMSQATLVVESAEKGGSLVTADIANSYNKDVFAVPGRAQDKYSTGCNNLIKQQKAHMLTSAADLIYILGWELEEKKNVPIQKELFVALDDTEKTIYNYLQKEGKQLLDSIALECKLPIFKVSSTLLTMEMKGVVRPLPGKLFEAV; translated from the coding sequence ATGACTACAAATGAATTGATTGCGGTACTTCGTTTACAAAACGTACCCAATATAGGCGATGTAACGGCCAAAAAGCTGATTTCCCACTGTGGTAGTCCATCCGCGATTTTTGAGGATAAAGTGCAAAACCTATTAAGAATAGATGGTATCGGTACTATGACCATCAAAGGCCTTTTTGATGCTGAACATCTAGAAGCTGCCGAATCGGAATTTGAATACATACAAAAGAACAATATAGCTTTTGATTACTTTTTGGACCAAGATTATCCTTCGTATTTAAAACATTGCATTGATAGCCCCATCTTACTTTTCAAAAGAGGTAAAATTGATTTAGCGCAAAGAAAGATCATAAGTATTGTCGGTACTCGCAACATTACAAGCTACGGTACGGCGTTTTGTGAGCAACTTATTGAAGATTTAGTGCCTTTAGACCCCATTATCGTGAGCGGTTTCGCCTATGGCGTTGACATTACGGTACAGCGTGCGGCGATGAAGCATGGCTTGCAAACCATAGGATGCATGGCACACGGCCTTAATCAAATATACCCAAAGGTACATTCCAAATACATGAACGCGGTAGAGAAAAACGGAGGGTTTTATACTGAATTCTGGAGCAATAGCAACCCGGAACGGGAAAATTTTTTAAAACGAAACCGTATTATTGCGGGAATGAGCCAAGCCACTTTGGTGGTTGAATCCGCTGAAAAAGGAGGCAGTTTGGTCACTGCCGACATCGCCAATAGCTATAACAAAGATGTTTTTGCCGTACCGGGCAGGGCCCAAGATAAATATAGTACGGGCTGCAATAACCTTATTAAACAACAAAAGGCCCATATGCTTACTTCCGCTGCGGATTTGATATACATTTTGGGCTGGGAACTTGAAGAAAAAAAGAACGTTCCTATCCAAAAAGAGCTTTTTGTTGCGTTGGACGATACCGAAAAGACGATATACAATTACCTCCAAAAAGAAGGCAAGCAATTGTTGGATAGCATTGCCCTAGAATGTAAACTACCCATTTTCAAGGTGTCATCCACCTTATTGACCATGGAGATGAAAGGAGTCGTAAGGCCCCTGCCGGGGAAACTGTTCGAGGCCGTTTGA
- a CDS encoding HU domain-containing protein, translating into MGIEHYLKELLYRYNCVVVPGFGAFLAQIKSAVVNESTHTLYPPTKIISFNEQLSSNDGLLVSFMAEAENTSYDEMLQKVNDISQKWKHDLKAGERLVLPNIGKLYLNGAHKIQFEPSNKINYLSSSFGLSSYVSVPVTREVLKEEVVTMEEKIPFIITPERRKTQALRPLLKYAAVALLALSTGLTGFRFVDENINNDQIVQQEAQEQVSRNIQEATFFDTAPLELPVLSLPVTKTNTNVHHIVAGAFRVRANADKKVGQLRRKGYDASYLGPNKFGLHMVAYGSYTDVDIALDSLKSIKRNVSGDAWLLSVK; encoded by the coding sequence ATGGGAATAGAACACTATCTAAAAGAATTACTGTACAGGTACAACTGCGTAGTCGTGCCAGGGTTTGGTGCATTTCTTGCCCAAATAAAATCAGCGGTCGTAAACGAATCTACCCATACGTTATATCCGCCCACCAAAATCATCTCCTTCAACGAACAACTATCTTCCAACGATGGGCTTTTGGTTTCCTTTATGGCTGAAGCGGAAAACACTTCTTATGATGAAATGCTACAAAAGGTCAACGATATTTCGCAAAAATGGAAACATGACCTGAAAGCCGGGGAGCGCTTGGTCTTACCGAACATAGGCAAACTCTATTTGAACGGCGCCCATAAAATTCAATTTGAGCCATCTAACAAAATAAACTACCTGAGTTCATCTTTTGGTCTTTCCTCTTATGTATCCGTTCCCGTTACCAGGGAGGTATTGAAAGAGGAAGTTGTGACGATGGAAGAAAAGATACCGTTTATCATTACACCGGAAAGGCGTAAAACACAAGCCTTAAGGCCTTTGTTAAAATATGCAGCCGTTGCCTTACTGGCACTTTCTACCGGACTTACCGGTTTTCGATTTGTAGATGAAAACATCAACAATGACCAAATAGTGCAACAAGAGGCCCAAGAACAGGTTTCAAGAAATATACAAGAAGCCACGTTCTTTGATACGGCTCCTTTGGAACTTCCGGTATTGTCGCTTCCCGTGACCAAAACCAACACCAACGTTCACCATATTGTTGCCGGTGCTTTTCGTGTTCGTGCCAATGCCGATAAAAAAGTAGGGCAATTACGCAGAAAAGGATATGACGCCTCGTATTTGGGCCCGAACAAATTTGGTCTACACATGGTTGCCTACGGCAGCTATACCGATGTTGACATCGCATTAGACTCCCTAAAAAGCATAAAACGCAACGTATCGGGAGATGCTTGGTTGCTTTCGGTCAAATAA
- a CDS encoding acyl-CoA thioesterase — translation MKAKTPKDSLTVVSDLVLPGETNMLENLFGGELLARMDRAASIAAGRHSNSITVTASVNHVAFNQAVPLGSVVTVEAAVSRAFSTSMEVYIDVWIESRFSGQRSKANEGIYTFVALDDMGKPTKVPPLKPETELEKERFAAALRRKQLSLVLAGKMKPTDATELRALFLGD, via the coding sequence ATGAAAGCAAAGACTCCTAAAGATTCCCTTACCGTAGTAAGCGATTTGGTATTACCGGGGGAAACCAATATGTTGGAAAACCTATTTGGCGGGGAACTTTTGGCACGTATGGACCGTGCGGCAAGTATAGCGGCAGGAAGGCACAGCAATAGTATTACCGTAACGGCTTCGGTAAATCATGTCGCATTTAACCAAGCCGTGCCCTTGGGCAGTGTGGTGACCGTAGAAGCCGCGGTTTCAAGGGCGTTTTCAACATCTATGGAGGTATATATTGATGTTTGGATAGAAAGTAGATTTAGCGGGCAGCGTTCTAAGGCCAATGAAGGCATATATACCTTCGTAGCTTTGGACGATATGGGCAAACCCACAAAAGTACCCCCATTAAAACCTGAGACCGAATTGGAAAAAGAGCGATTTGCAGCCGCTTTGCGAAGAAAACAACTGAGTCTGGTATTGGCGGGAAAAATGAAACCTACCGATGCTACGGAACTTAGAGCCCTGTTTCTAGGCGATTAA
- a CDS encoding murein hydrolase activator EnvC family protein produces MLLCYGQSLAQTNEQKALENKRERLQKEIREINRLLTSEKKEKGNVLDQMEGLNQKINVRQQLIRVTNQQSNLLNRQINANIRNISKLRDDLKTLKDDYAKMIQKSYQSKSQQSRLMFLLSSENFFQAFKRLQYIKQYTDYRREQGEQIMAKTQELGKLNTDLTQQRKEKDQLIAENKKVKAILFKEMQSQKELLKSIRSNESKYAAAIQKKKTEARKIDRQIERLIRSAIASSNKEANKKAGKKANTSTFILTPEAKLVASNFSSNKGKLIWPVEKGIKKQGFGVYKDAVYPGIKHQSNGVIIATDEGSTARAVFEGEVIAILSVPGGNKGVQIKHGNYISTYYNLSELFVKKGDKVAVKTALGKIYTNRFSGLTQLKFYLYKDTTRLNPEEWIYQL; encoded by the coding sequence ATGTTGCTATGCTATGGGCAATCGTTGGCCCAGACCAATGAGCAAAAAGCTTTGGAAAACAAACGTGAGCGACTTCAAAAGGAAATCAGGGAAATAAACAGGTTACTTACTTCCGAGAAAAAGGAAAAAGGCAATGTGCTGGACCAGATGGAAGGGTTGAACCAAAAAATCAATGTGCGCCAACAATTGATTCGGGTTACCAATCAACAATCCAATTTATTGAACAGGCAGATCAATGCCAACATCAGGAATATCTCCAAGCTACGTGATGATCTGAAAACGTTGAAAGACGATTACGCCAAAATGATCCAAAAATCGTATCAGAGCAAATCGCAACAAAGCAGATTGATGTTTCTATTATCTTCCGAAAACTTCTTTCAAGCTTTTAAAAGACTGCAATACATTAAGCAATATACCGATTATCGCCGTGAACAAGGAGAACAGATTATGGCGAAGACCCAGGAATTGGGAAAGTTGAATACCGATTTGACCCAACAGCGAAAAGAAAAGGATCAATTGATTGCGGAGAACAAGAAAGTAAAAGCCATTTTGTTCAAAGAAATGCAATCGCAGAAAGAATTGCTGAAATCAATTCGAAGCAATGAAAGCAAATATGCCGCTGCGATACAAAAGAAAAAAACAGAGGCCCGAAAAATTGACCGTCAAATTGAAAGGTTGATACGCAGTGCCATTGCATCATCCAATAAAGAGGCTAATAAAAAAGCGGGCAAAAAGGCCAATACCAGCACATTTATATTGACTCCCGAAGCTAAATTGGTGGCCAGTAACTTTTCATCCAACAAGGGGAAACTCATATGGCCTGTTGAAAAAGGGATAAAAAAACAGGGTTTCGGCGTGTATAAAGATGCGGTGTATCCTGGAATAAAACACCAAAGCAACGGTGTTATTATCGCAACTGACGAGGGTAGTACGGCACGTGCCGTTTTCGAAGGCGAGGTAATCGCCATTTTATCCGTTCCAGGGGGCAATAAAGGAGTTCAAATCAAACACGGTAACTACATTAGTACTTACTACAATTTATCCGAACTTTTTGTGAAGAAAGGGGATAAAGTAGCCGTAAAGACAGCATTGGGCAAAATTTATACCAATCGGTTTAGCGGATTGACCCAGCTTAAGTTTTATTTGTATAAAGACACCACACGTTTGAATCCTGAAGAATGGATCTATCAGTTATGA
- a CDS encoding DUF4292 domain-containing protein, translated as MNINSRSIFEKILILSVFCLVSISCKTNKIIADGKVDNTLSAKGVIKKHYGSKLDFKTLSGKMKIDYSDGQSSQGVSVSLRMEKDKAIWLSAPLGMVKVYITPQKVSFYNKLQNEYFNGDFSYLSQLLGTELDFENLQNLLLGEAVLDLRKERYNAEVVANTYQLKPRKPLDLFKILFQIEPKHFKMASQQLSQPLEKRLLEINYQEYQEVDSQMIPNSIAIAAIQGNERTTIDIDYRNIELNKSIKFPYKIPKGFDEIILK; from the coding sequence ATGAATATAAATAGCAGAAGCATATTTGAAAAAATACTGATATTGAGTGTCTTCTGTTTGGTATCGATTTCCTGTAAGACCAATAAGATAATCGCTGACGGAAAAGTGGATAATACGCTTTCGGCAAAAGGGGTCATTAAAAAGCATTACGGCTCTAAACTAGATTTCAAGACCTTGAGCGGAAAGATGAAGATAGACTACTCCGATGGTCAAAGTTCTCAAGGTGTCAGCGTTAGCCTTCGTATGGAAAAAGACAAAGCCATTTGGTTGAGCGCACCTCTTGGTATGGTCAAAGTATATATAACTCCGCAAAAAGTATCTTTCTACAATAAGTTGCAAAATGAATATTTTAATGGTGATTTTTCATATTTAAGTCAATTATTGGGAACGGAGCTGGATTTTGAAAATCTGCAGAACCTACTCTTGGGGGAAGCTGTATTGGATTTGAGAAAGGAAAGGTACAATGCCGAAGTCGTTGCCAACACCTATCAATTAAAACCGAGGAAACCTTTGGACTTGTTCAAGATTCTATTTCAGATAGAGCCCAAACATTTTAAAATGGCCTCACAACAATTATCGCAACCTTTGGAAAAACGATTGTTGGAAATCAATTATCAGGAGTATCAAGAAGTAGATTCCCAAATGATACCCAATTCTATCGCAATCGCGGCTATTCAAGGCAACGAAAGAACAACAATCGATATAGATTACCGGAATATCGAATTGAACAAATCCATTAAATTCCCATATAAAATACCGAAAGGTTTTGATGAGATAATCTTAAAGTAA
- a CDS encoding tetratricopeptide repeat protein, with amino-acid sequence MNKTLHILFLFTGLFLCPAYIHAQDEKNIDVEESAEVFLEEYSDEFQENFFEALKQKGIENYDKAVNLFLRCKQLQPDNVVVDHELAKAYLADKQPLFAQDYAIEAVVAEPSNLWYLQTLMAVLKKQNSTIAEVENTIPFDNIKLQENLALIYYGRNEYQKALKILNGIKKSDFTEELTLKINDSLKRQTVKSTSTSFTVTNQRESDPSIGYKSQIKSLIFAKNMFMLQQVSAEALENYPSQPYFYYANGLALNKKGKHRDAIAILESGLDYLVGDISLANKIYQELGDAYTALNNTPKANMYLRKIKPGF; translated from the coding sequence ATGAATAAAACACTTCACATATTATTTCTTTTTACAGGACTTTTTTTATGTCCTGCCTATATTCATGCCCAAGATGAAAAGAATATTGATGTAGAAGAAAGTGCCGAAGTGTTCTTAGAGGAATATTCCGACGAGTTTCAAGAAAACTTTTTTGAGGCCTTAAAACAGAAAGGGATAGAGAATTACGATAAGGCCGTCAACCTGTTTTTAAGATGTAAACAATTACAGCCCGACAACGTAGTGGTGGATCATGAGCTTGCCAAGGCATATCTAGCGGATAAACAGCCTTTGTTCGCCCAGGACTATGCTATAGAGGCTGTGGTGGCAGAACCTTCGAACCTGTGGTATCTGCAAACACTTATGGCGGTACTTAAAAAGCAGAACAGTACTATAGCTGAAGTAGAAAACACCATTCCCTTTGACAATATAAAGCTTCAAGAAAATTTAGCATTGATTTATTATGGGCGGAATGAGTATCAAAAAGCATTAAAAATACTTAACGGTATAAAAAAATCAGACTTTACGGAGGAACTTACCTTAAAAATAAACGACTCCCTAAAAAGGCAGACGGTTAAAAGTACTTCAACCTCGTTTACGGTTACGAATCAAAGAGAGAGCGACCCGTCCATCGGATATAAATCCCAGATCAAAAGTCTGATTTTTGCAAAGAACATGTTTATGTTGCAGCAAGTTTCTGCAGAGGCTTTGGAAAATTATCCTTCGCAACCCTATTTTTATTATGCCAACGGGTTGGCTTTGAACAAAAAAGGAAAACATAGGGACGCCATAGCCATTCTAGAAAGTGGCCTGGATTATTTGGTAGGCGATATTTCACTGGCCAATAAAATATACCAAGAATTGGGAGATGCCTACACTGCCTTGAACAACACGCCTAAGGCAAATATGTATCTTCGTAAGATAAAGCCCGGATTTTAA
- the dut gene encoding dUTP diphosphatase has protein sequence MKINIINKSTHALPHYETDASAGMDLRANISEPITLQPLGRAVIKTGLFIELPIGFEAQVRPRSGLAAKKGITVLNAPGTIDADYRGEIGVILVNLSNVPFTIENGERVAQLVIAKHERSEWVEVNELSETVRGHGGFGSTGVK, from the coding sequence ATGAAAATAAACATTATCAATAAATCTACCCACGCCCTACCACATTATGAAACGGATGCATCGGCTGGGATGGATTTGAGAGCCAATATTTCCGAGCCTATTACGTTACAACCTTTAGGGCGTGCAGTCATCAAAACCGGGCTTTTTATAGAACTTCCCATTGGCTTTGAGGCTCAGGTAAGGCCTAGAAGTGGCCTGGCGGCTAAAAAAGGGATTACGGTGTTGAATGCGCCTGGCACGATTGATGCGGATTATAGAGGCGAGATAGGGGTAATTCTAGTAAATTTATCCAATGTGCCTTTTACGATTGAAAATGGGGAGCGTGTGGCGCAATTGGTAATCGCCAAGCACGAACGGTCAGAATGGGTAGAAGTGAACGAACTTTCAGAAACCGTTAGGGGACATGGGGGGTTTGGTAGTACAGGGGTAAAATAG